The Flavobacterium piscisymbiosum genome includes a region encoding these proteins:
- the pgmB gene encoding beta-phosphoglucomutase → MNKKAFIFDLDGVIVDTAKYHFLAWQKIAKALNINFTHENNELLKGVSRVRSLDIILELGNVQASQEDKDKWLIQKNEDYLSYLVDMDESEILPGVFKTLQLLKEKNQGIALGSASKNARPILEKTGIISYFDVIVDGNDVTNAKPDPEVFLKAAQLLNIDPKDAIVFEDSVAGIQAANIGGMVSVGIGEETILHEAQYIFKDFTVIDESFIDNLIH, encoded by the coding sequence ATGAACAAAAAAGCATTCATATTCGACCTTGATGGCGTAATCGTTGATACCGCCAAATATCATTTTTTAGCTTGGCAGAAAATTGCAAAAGCATTAAATATAAATTTTACACATGAAAATAACGAATTATTAAAAGGTGTAAGCCGTGTACGTTCGTTAGATATCATTCTTGAATTAGGAAATGTTCAGGCTTCACAAGAAGACAAAGACAAATGGCTGATTCAAAAAAACGAAGATTACTTATCTTATTTGGTTGATATGGATGAAAGTGAGATTCTTCCGGGGGTTTTTAAAACGCTACAACTATTAAAAGAAAAAAATCAGGGAATTGCTTTGGGATCAGCGAGTAAAAATGCCAGACCAATCCTTGAGAAAACAGGAATCATCTCGTATTTCGATGTTATTGTTGACGGAAACGACGTTACCAATGCCAAACCAGATCCGGAAGTTTTCCTGAAAGCGGCTCAATTATTAAACATTGATCCAAAAGATGCCATTGTATTCGAAGATTCTGTTGCAGGAATTCAGGCAGCAAACATTGGCGGAATGGTAAGTGTAGGAATTGGTGAGGAAACAATTTTACATGAAGCCCAATACATTTTTAAAGATTTTACGGTAATAGACGAAAGCTTTATCGACAATTTAATCCATTAG
- a CDS encoding MFS transporter codes for MEKRKLSFWEIWNMSFGFLGIQMGFALQNANASRILQIFGADVHELSWFWIIAPLMGLIVQPIIGHYSDKTWGRFGRRKPFFLVGAILASVGLILMPQANIFISILPALWVGAGMLMIMDASFNIAMEPFRALVGDNLRTDQRTAGFSIQTSLIGFGAVIGSALPYVLTKYFHVSNSTVPGSVPLNLTLSFIIGAAVLIGSILVTLFTTKEYSPEELSNFEDPQSEVDVPSEEKSKLSDIFTDFAKMPTTMRQLSWVQFFSWFGLFGMWVFTTPAIAHHIYGLPLSDTSSQQYQDAGDWVGILFGVYNLVSAIIALFFLPYIAKKIGRKSTHAVSLIIGGIGLISIYFMPNEDWVVLPMILVGVAWASILAMPYAILAGSIAPKKMGVYMGIFNFFVVIPQIVNALIGGPIVKYLYNGDAIYALITSGVSFLIAALLVYKVKDVDDTIQKS; via the coding sequence ATGGAAAAGCGTAAATTAAGTTTCTGGGAAATTTGGAACATGAGTTTCGGTTTCTTGGGAATACAAATGGGGTTTGCTCTTCAGAATGCAAATGCCAGCAGAATTCTTCAAATTTTTGGTGCCGACGTACATGAATTATCATGGTTCTGGATTATTGCTCCCCTTATGGGATTAATAGTGCAGCCAATCATTGGTCATTATAGCGACAAAACCTGGGGACGATTCGGAAGACGAAAGCCCTTTTTTCTTGTTGGCGCAATCTTAGCTTCAGTTGGATTAATTTTAATGCCACAGGCTAATATTTTCATTTCTATATTACCTGCCTTATGGGTTGGAGCCGGAATGTTAATGATCATGGATGCTTCTTTCAACATCGCTATGGAGCCTTTTCGCGCTTTGGTTGGTGATAATTTAAGAACAGATCAGCGTACCGCAGGTTTTAGTATTCAAACTTCATTAATTGGTTTTGGTGCCGTAATTGGTTCAGCATTACCGTATGTTTTAACCAAGTATTTTCACGTTTCAAACAGTACAGTTCCGGGAAGTGTTCCTTTAAATCTGACTCTTTCTTTTATCATTGGAGCGGCGGTTTTAATTGGTTCAATTTTAGTAACGCTGTTTACAACAAAAGAATATTCGCCAGAAGAATTATCCAATTTTGAAGATCCTCAAAGTGAAGTCGATGTTCCCTCAGAAGAAAAATCAAAACTTTCAGACATTTTTACAGACTTTGCAAAAATGCCAACAACTATGCGTCAGCTAAGTTGGGTACAGTTTTTCTCCTGGTTTGGGTTATTTGGTATGTGGGTTTTTACAACTCCGGCCATTGCACATCACATTTACGGATTGCCACTAAGCGACACTTCAAGCCAGCAGTATCAGGATGCCGGAGATTGGGTTGGAATTCTGTTTGGAGTTTACAACTTAGTTTCTGCTATTATCGCATTGTTTTTCCTGCCTTACATCGCTAAAAAAATCGGGCGAAAATCAACTCACGCCGTTTCATTAATCATTGGAGGAATCGGATTGATTTCGATTTATTTCATGCCAAATGAAGATTGGGTCGTATTACCAATGATTTTAGTTGGAGTTGCCTGGGCAAGTATTCTCGCCATGCCTTATGCCATTCTTGCGGGATCAATTGCTCCTAAAAAAATGGGAGTTTACATGGGAATTTTCAACTTTTTTGTTGTGATTCCGCAAATTGTAAACGCACTTATTGGAGGTCCAATTGTAAAATACCTTTATAACGGCGATGCAATTTATGCCTTAATTACAAGCGGAGTCAGTTTTTTAATCGCTGCTCTTTTAGTTTACAAAGTAAAAGATGTAGACGACACTATTCAAAAATCATAA
- a CDS encoding LacI family DNA-binding transcriptional regulator: protein MKRKITLKQIAKELDVSISTVSKSLRNSLEIGEETRLKVQAFAKFYNYKPNNIALSLKNRKTKSIGIIIPEIVHYFFSTVINGIEQVANENGYSVVICLSDDSFDKEVLNMEMLANGSIDGFIMSLSKETQYKGDFHHITEVINQGMPVVMFDRVTNDILCDKVIIDDKAAAYEAVQSLIDNGRKKIALVTTVDYVSVGKLRTDGYEKALLDNGLPFNEDLIIKIEDVDTCEITISQLLHDRAFDAVFAVNELFAVTIIKTANKMGLKVPEDLAVIAFTDGIISKYSTPTITTVSQSGEKMGNKAAKMLIERLEAEHDDDDEENENYTTEVIETHLIERESTD, encoded by the coding sequence ATGAAACGCAAAATCACCCTAAAACAGATTGCAAAAGAACTTGACGTATCTATTTCAACTGTCTCAAAATCACTCAGAAACAGCTTAGAAATAGGAGAAGAAACACGTCTTAAAGTTCAGGCTTTTGCAAAGTTTTACAACTATAAACCCAACAACATTGCTCTTAGTCTAAAAAACCGAAAAACCAAAAGTATTGGTATTATTATTCCGGAAATTGTACATTATTTTTTCTCTACCGTAATCAACGGAATCGAACAAGTGGCGAACGAAAATGGATACAGTGTTGTCATTTGTTTATCTGATGATTCTTTCGATAAAGAAGTCCTGAATATGGAAATGCTGGCCAACGGAAGTATCGATGGTTTTATCATGTCTCTTTCTAAAGAAACCCAATACAAAGGTGATTTTCACCATATTACCGAAGTCATCAATCAGGGAATGCCAGTTGTAATGTTCGACCGCGTGACCAATGACATTTTATGCGATAAAGTAATTATTGATGATAAAGCTGCCGCTTACGAAGCCGTTCAGAGTTTGATTGATAATGGCCGAAAAAAGATTGCGCTTGTTACTACTGTTGATTATGTAAGTGTTGGAAAACTAAGAACCGATGGTTACGAAAAAGCTCTTCTGGACAACGGATTACCATTTAACGAAGATTTAATCATTAAAATTGAAGATGTCGATACTTGCGAAATTACCATTAGTCAGCTTTTACACGACAGAGCTTTTGATGCTGTTTTTGCTGTAAACGAGCTTTTTGCCGTAACAATCATTAAAACAGCCAACAAAATGGGACTTAAAGTTCCGGAAGATCTTGCCGTAATTGCTTTTACTGATGGAATTATTTCTAAATATTCTACTCCCACCATTACAACGGTAAGCCAAAGTGGTGAAAAAATGGGTAATAAAGCAGCTAAAATGCTGATCGAAAGACTCGAAGCTGAGCATGATGACGACGATGAAGAAAACGAAAATTACACTACAGAAGTTATAGAAACGCATCTCATAGAAAGAGAATCTACTGACTAA